A single window of Luteipulveratus halotolerans DNA harbors:
- a CDS encoding NAD(P)/FAD-dependent oxidoreductase produces MTGRPRAAVIGSGVAGLVATHVLARSHTVTVYEADARPGGHAHTHDVTLEGERLSVDSGFIVHNDRTYPTLQRLFRELGVATRETDMSMSVRHEASGIEYAGGRGPSGLLADPRTVLRPAYGRMLLDVRRFHRSARALLDTPATGADVALGDWLEPQRFSNAFIDWFVRPLVAAVWSCDPDRSLEYPARSLLTFLDHHGMLSVTGSPTWRTVVGGSRTYVDRVLAGVSDVRLSTPVVALRRTASGAEVVSADGRCDAYEAVVVATHPHQALSLLSSPTAAERDVLGAITYSVNEAQLHTDTTVLPNRRGARASWNYLLPRDPQAGVLVTYDLTRLMRLPSPSGQRVLVTLNGSQRVDKRRVLAEMTYEHPLYTADAVAAQARLPELSDRRIAFAGAYHGWGFHEDGALSGLRAAQALGGSW; encoded by the coding sequence ATGACAGGACGACCCCGCGCCGCCGTGATCGGTAGCGGCGTCGCCGGGCTCGTGGCCACCCACGTGCTCGCGCGATCGCACACGGTCACGGTGTACGAGGCCGACGCGCGACCGGGCGGGCATGCCCACACGCACGACGTGACGCTCGAGGGTGAGCGGTTGAGCGTCGACAGCGGGTTCATCGTGCACAACGACCGCACCTACCCCACGCTCCAGCGTCTGTTCCGTGAGCTCGGTGTGGCGACCCGGGAGACCGACATGTCGATGTCGGTCCGGCACGAGGCGTCCGGCATCGAGTACGCCGGTGGGCGGGGCCCGTCAGGACTGCTCGCCGACCCGCGGACCGTCCTGCGACCGGCGTACGGACGGATGCTGCTGGACGTCCGCCGCTTCCACCGATCGGCACGCGCCCTCCTCGACACCCCTGCGACCGGCGCTGACGTCGCGCTCGGCGACTGGCTGGAGCCGCAGCGCTTCTCGAACGCGTTCATCGACTGGTTCGTGCGACCGCTGGTGGCAGCCGTCTGGTCGTGCGACCCGGACCGTTCTCTGGAGTACCCGGCTCGGTCGCTGCTCACCTTCCTCGACCACCACGGCATGCTGAGCGTCACCGGGTCGCCGACCTGGCGCACCGTCGTCGGCGGCTCACGCACCTACGTCGACCGCGTCCTGGCCGGCGTCTCCGACGTACGGCTGAGTACTCCGGTCGTCGCGTTGCGGAGGACAGCGAGCGGTGCCGAGGTCGTGTCGGCCGACGGACGCTGCGACGCGTACGAAGCCGTGGTCGTCGCCACCCATCCGCACCAGGCGCTGTCGTTGCTCTCGTCCCCGACAGCCGCCGAGCGCGACGTCCTCGGCGCCATCACCTACTCGGTCAACGAGGCGCAGCTGCACACCGACACCACCGTGCTGCCGAACCGGCGTGGCGCTCGGGCGTCGTGGAACTACCTGCTGCCGCGCGACCCACAGGCCGGGGTGCTCGTGACGTACGACCTGACGCGGCTGATGCGCCTGCCGTCGCCGAGCGGTCAGCGAGTCCTGGTGACGCTCAACGGTTCTCAGCGCGTCGACAAGCGCCGGGTGCTCGCCGAGATGACCTACGAGCACCCGCTCTACACCGCCGACGCCGTGGCTGCCCAGGCCCGCCTGCCCGAGCTGTCGGACCGACGCATCGCCTTCGCCGGCGCCTATCACGGCTGGGGGTTCCACGAGGACGGCGCGCTCTCGGGGCTGCGCGCCGCTCAGGCGCTCGGGGGCTCGTGGTGA
- a CDS encoding DUF1365 domain-containing protein: protein MVRPRLLLTQVRHTRTAPVRDDFTYAGCAWLVEPSTSHEMPWWQRPFVTFGVADHLGDPRACWHDNVVRFAETQGLDLDGCRVLALTGARSLGHAFDPLTIYWCWDRDDALVAVIAEVRNTYGERHAYLVRPDSRGRASAEKALYVSPFNDVSGHYAMSVPPPTAAGVDIRITLHRDGHPPFVTSWRGRPARPRDAPRVLLRLPLAPHVVTLRIRLRGVRLWLRRVPVQPRPAHHRQEAV from the coding sequence GTGGTGAGGCCGCGGCTGCTGCTCACACAGGTACGCCACACGCGTACGGCGCCCGTACGCGACGACTTCACGTACGCCGGGTGCGCGTGGCTCGTCGAGCCCTCGACGTCTCACGAGATGCCTTGGTGGCAAAGGCCATTCGTCACCTTCGGAGTCGCCGACCATCTCGGCGACCCACGAGCCTGCTGGCACGACAACGTGGTCCGCTTCGCTGAGACACAGGGCCTCGACCTCGACGGCTGCCGAGTGCTCGCCCTGACCGGCGCCCGCAGCCTCGGCCACGCGTTCGACCCCCTGACGATCTACTGGTGCTGGGACCGTGACGACGCGCTCGTGGCCGTGATCGCCGAGGTCCGCAACACCTACGGCGAGCGTCACGCCTACCTCGTCCGGCCCGACTCGCGCGGCCGCGCGAGCGCCGAGAAGGCGCTCTACGTCTCGCCGTTCAACGACGTGTCCGGTCACTACGCCATGTCCGTGCCGCCGCCGACGGCGGCGGGTGTCGACATCAGGATCACGCTCCACCGAGACGGGCACCCACCGTTCGTGACGAGCTGGCGAGGACGACCCGCTCGCCCGCGCGATGCGCCGCGCGTCCTCCTCCGACTTCCCCTCGCTCCGCACGTGGTCACCCTGCGCATCCGACTCCGCGGCGTACGCCTGTGGCTGCGTCGCGTGCCGGTGCAGCCACGACCAGCCCACCACCGCCAGGAGGCCGTATGA
- the miaA gene encoding tRNA (adenosine(37)-N6)-dimethylallyltransferase MiaA, translated as MSTPARPPLVVAVVGPTATGKSDLGIALAQRLDGEVVNADASQLYRGMDIGTAKVPVAERHGVPHHQLDTLDVTQDSTVADYQRDARADIDAVLARGRRPLLVGGSGLYLRAALDVLEIPPTDPDVRARWEAELERQGPEALYALLQERDPEAARAMLPGNGRRTVRALEVIELTGRPFSSTMPRREFLRPSVMIGLRAPRHELHDRVAVRVDRMWESGLLDEVRALERLGLRHGRTASRAIGYAQALGQLDGDLTEAEAKEQTVLATRRLVRRQEAWFRPEPRIVWLPYDAPDLLDRALVTVREADADRSD; from the coding sequence ATGAGCACTCCTGCCCGACCGCCGCTGGTCGTCGCCGTCGTCGGCCCGACCGCCACCGGCAAGTCCGACCTCGGCATCGCCCTGGCGCAGCGCCTCGATGGCGAGGTCGTCAACGCCGACGCCTCGCAGCTGTACCGCGGCATGGACATCGGCACCGCCAAGGTCCCGGTCGCCGAACGGCACGGAGTCCCGCACCACCAGCTCGACACCCTCGACGTCACGCAGGACTCGACGGTCGCCGACTACCAGCGCGACGCGCGCGCCGACATCGACGCCGTGCTGGCCCGGGGTCGTAGGCCGCTGCTCGTCGGCGGCTCGGGGCTCTACCTGCGCGCAGCCCTCGACGTGCTGGAGATCCCGCCGACCGACCCCGACGTGCGCGCCCGCTGGGAGGCCGAGCTCGAACGCCAGGGACCCGAGGCGCTGTACGCCCTCCTGCAGGAGCGCGACCCCGAGGCCGCACGCGCCATGCTGCCCGGCAACGGTCGACGTACGGTGCGGGCCCTGGAGGTCATCGAGCTCACCGGCCGACCGTTCAGCTCGACGATGCCGCGCCGGGAGTTCCTGCGACCCAGCGTGATGATCGGTCTGCGCGCACCCCGGCACGAGCTGCACGACCGCGTCGCCGTACGCGTCGACCGGATGTGGGAGTCCGGCCTGCTCGACGAGGTGCGCGCGCTCGAGCGGCTCGGCCTGCGGCACGGGCGTACGGCCAGCCGCGCGATCGGCTACGCCCAGGCACTCGGACAGCTCGACGGCGACCTGACCGAGGCCGAGGCCAAGGAGCAGACGGTGCTGGCGACGCGCCGGCTCGTACGCCGGCAGGAGGCGTGGTTCCGCCCCGAGCCGCGCATCGTGTGGCTGCCGTACGACGCGCCCGACCTGCTCGACCGCGCACTGGTCACGGTGCGCGAGGCCGACGCCGATCGGTCAGACTGA
- a CDS encoding SAM-dependent methyltransferase, giving the protein MTALSPTAPRVQVDPDRWPDVARVPLSLKARGAAFVTRGIFRRAMAGLPVRVVWPDGSCMGGAADVPTAPTMHVHDPSAFMRRVGSAGLIGFGESYLAGEWDSNDLAALIAAFATGVDALVPAPLKRMRSAYLARQPRAERPTPENARSNVERHYDLSNDMFALFLDPTMTYSSALFVDDDESLQTAQHRKIDRMLDQARVTAGSQVLEIGTGWGELALRAARRGARVHSVTLSREQLEWTRAKITAAGCADRVSVELCDYRDVRGRYDAVLSVEMVEAVGLDYLDGYYAVLERSLRDGGRAVVQAITMPHQRALETRDGYTWIHKYVFPGGALPSPEMLASSAAAAGLVGVDALSIGSSYAETLRRWAETFDGASEALARLGFDEVFRRMWTFYLRYSEGGFRAGYLDVQQLTYERATA; this is encoded by the coding sequence ATGACCGCCCTGTCCCCCACCGCGCCACGAGTCCAGGTCGACCCGGACCGATGGCCGGACGTCGCACGCGTTCCGTTGAGCCTCAAGGCGCGCGGCGCGGCGTTCGTCACCCGCGGCATCTTCCGTCGCGCGATGGCCGGCCTGCCCGTCCGCGTCGTGTGGCCCGACGGCTCGTGCATGGGTGGTGCCGCCGACGTCCCCACCGCACCGACCATGCACGTGCACGACCCGTCGGCGTTCATGCGCCGGGTGGGCAGCGCCGGACTCATCGGGTTCGGGGAGTCCTACCTCGCCGGTGAGTGGGACAGCAACGACCTCGCGGCTCTGATCGCCGCGTTCGCGACGGGAGTCGACGCGCTGGTGCCGGCTCCGCTCAAGCGGATGCGGTCGGCGTACCTCGCCCGTCAGCCACGAGCCGAGCGACCGACCCCGGAGAACGCGCGCAGCAACGTCGAGCGCCACTACGACCTGTCCAACGACATGTTCGCGCTCTTCCTCGACCCGACGATGACGTACTCGTCGGCGTTGTTCGTCGACGACGACGAGAGCCTGCAGACGGCACAGCACCGCAAGATCGACCGGATGCTCGACCAGGCGCGCGTCACTGCCGGTTCGCAGGTGCTCGAGATCGGCACCGGCTGGGGTGAGCTCGCGCTGCGCGCCGCACGACGAGGCGCCCGGGTCCACAGCGTCACGTTGTCGCGTGAGCAGCTGGAGTGGACCCGCGCCAAGATCACCGCTGCGGGATGCGCCGACCGCGTCAGCGTCGAGCTGTGCGACTACCGCGACGTGCGAGGCCGGTACGACGCCGTCCTCAGCGTCGAGATGGTCGAGGCCGTCGGCCTGGACTACCTCGACGGCTACTACGCCGTGCTCGAACGATCACTGCGCGACGGTGGACGCGCGGTGGTCCAGGCCATCACGATGCCGCACCAACGGGCACTGGAGACCCGAGACGGCTACACCTGGATCCACAAGTACGTCTTCCCCGGCGGTGCGCTGCCGTCACCGGAGATGCTCGCGTCGTCCGCAGCGGCCGCGGGCCTGGTCGGTGTCGACGCGCTGTCCATCGGTTCGAGCTACGCGGAGACGCTGCGCCGGTGGGCGGAGACCTTCGACGGGGCGTCGGAGGCGTTGGCACGCCTCGGTTTCGACGAGGTGTTCCGGCGGATGTGGACGTTCTACCTGCGCTACTCCGAGGGCGGCTTCCGGGCCGGATATCTCGACGTGCAGCAGCTGACGTACGAGCGGGCCACCGCATGA